A section of the Candidatus Sulfotelmatobacter sp. genome encodes:
- a CDS encoding S41 family peptidase codes for MNLRLAFGAIAALLIALPVSAQMMGGGPDDPDTPLDARTRAAVVESLAVAVQSRYVFADKGAALARNLRQRLARHEYDRITSSKEFADSLLAHMQALTHDRHMRVHYRYRPFPADLHDEKTPDEAERRHMLESERLLNFGFERVQRLAGNVGYLDLRMFSGMPEAQATAVAAMNLLANCDAVIIDLRRNGGGDPDMLQTLLTYFVAPGDRLHINDFYLRDGNVTEQSWSAAQVPGPRLNGRPLYVLISNLTGSCAEEFAYDVQTHKLGTLYGATSAGGANPGGLFRLSDHFAAFIATGRAINPVTKTNWEGVGVKPDHDVAPGSALREAHVAAVQQLLDAAQDDERRHILQSSLERARTTPVDADEEFVRAPRRRVAN; via the coding sequence ATGAACCTGCGCCTGGCATTTGGCGCGATCGCGGCGCTGCTGATCGCGCTCCCGGTGTCCGCCCAGATGATGGGCGGAGGCCCCGACGACCCCGATACCCCGCTCGACGCGCGCACCCGGGCCGCGGTGGTCGAATCGCTCGCCGTCGCGGTGCAGAGCCGCTACGTGTTCGCCGACAAGGGCGCGGCGCTGGCCAGGAACCTGCGGCAGCGCCTGGCCCGCCACGAATACGACCGGATCACGAGCTCGAAGGAGTTCGCGGACTCGCTCCTCGCGCACATGCAGGCGCTCACCCACGACCGGCACATGCGCGTCCACTACCGTTACCGCCCCTTCCCCGCCGACCTCCACGACGAGAAGACACCCGACGAAGCCGAGCGCCGCCACATGCTCGAATCCGAGCGACTGCTGAATTTCGGCTTCGAGCGGGTCCAGCGGCTGGCGGGCAACGTCGGATACCTCGACCTGCGCATGTTCTCGGGGATGCCCGAAGCGCAGGCCACCGCGGTCGCGGCCATGAATCTGCTCGCGAACTGTGACGCGGTGATCATCGATCTTCGCCGCAACGGCGGTGGCGATCCCGACATGCTCCAGACCCTGCTCACCTATTTCGTCGCCCCCGGCGATCGCCTGCACATCAACGATTTCTACCTCCGCGACGGCAACGTCACCGAGCAATCCTGGTCGGCGGCCCAGGTGCCGGGCCCGCGCCTCAACGGCAGGCCGCTCTACGTGCTGATCAGCAATCTCACCGGGTCGTGTGCCGAGGAATTCGCCTACGACGTGCAGACCCACAAGCTCGGCACCCTGTATGGCGCGACCAGCGCGGGCGGTGCGAATCCGGGCGGACTGTTCCGGCTCAGCGATCACTTCGCGGCGTTCATCGCGACCGGGCGGGCCATCAACCCGGTCACCAAGACCAATTGGGAGGGAGTCGGGGTCAAGCCCGACCATGACGTCGCTCCCGGCTCGGCGCTCCGCGAAGCGCACGTCGCCGCGGTCCAGCAGCTGCTCGACGCCGCCCAGGACGACGAGCGGCGCCACATTCTGCAGAGCTCGCTGGAGCGGGCGCGCACGACCCCGGTCGACGCCGACGAGGAGTTCGTGCGCGCGCCGCGGCGGCGGGTCGCGAACTAG
- a CDS encoding helix-turn-helix domain-containing protein, which translates to MARPPDPEMRPRILDAADRLLARHGFRRMTVEALATEAAIGKGSVYLHFDSKEDVALSCIDRMAARVVERLEAIASGRAPVVQRLREMLRVRVLDRFDYARRHAPSIDQKLAVMRQSMLERRAVHFAREAAVLARVVEAGRRDGSLAARDPSSAGMALVIATNALLPYSLSVRELGRRDALAGQTDAVIDLLLAGLVAHGPGPVESRPNPRRNP; encoded by the coding sequence ATGGCCCGCCCGCCCGACCCCGAAATGCGCCCCCGCATCCTCGATGCGGCCGACCGGCTGCTCGCGCGGCACGGCTTTCGGCGCATGACCGTCGAGGCGCTCGCCACCGAGGCGGCGATCGGGAAGGGCTCGGTCTATCTCCACTTCGACAGCAAGGAGGACGTGGCGCTGTCGTGCATCGACCGGATGGCGGCGCGCGTGGTGGAGCGACTCGAGGCGATCGCATCGGGCCGCGCCCCGGTGGTCCAGCGTCTGCGCGAGATGCTGCGCGTGCGGGTGCTCGACCGCTTCGACTACGCCCGCCGGCACGCGCCGAGCATCGACCAGAAACTGGCGGTCATGCGCCAGTCGATGCTCGAGCGTCGTGCGGTTCATTTCGCCAGAGAGGCGGCGGTGCTCGCCCGGGTGGTCGAAGCGGGACGCCGCGACGGCAGCCTCGCCGCGCGCGACCCCTCGAGCGCCGGAATGGCGCTGGTCATCGCCACCAACGCGCTGCTTCCCTACAGCCTGAGCGTTCGCGAGCTCGGACGCCGCGACGCCCTCGCCGGTCAGACCGACGCCGTCATCGACCTGTTGCTGGCCGGACTCGTGGCCCACGGCCCGGGCCCGGTCGAGTCCCGACCCAACCCCCGGAGGAATCCATGA
- the rho gene encoding transcription termination factor Rho, which produces MDTEATPTAAPVTAPPAANIQTMELTQLKGKTMAELLHLCQELGVVGTSGLRKQELIFKILEAQTEKNGLIFAEGVLEILPEGYGFLRSPTYNYLPGPDDIYVSPSQIKRFDLHTGDTVSGQVRPPKEGERYFALLRVEAVNFESPEIGKDKILFDNLTPLYPLEKLNLETKDRCIETRIIDLLCPFGKGQRALITSPPKAGKTILLQKIANAVTENHPEVMLIVLLIDERPEEVTDMQRTVKGEVVSSTFDEPAERHVQVADMVIEKAKRLVEHKRDVVILLDSITRLARAHNTVVPHSGKILSGGVDANALQRPKRFFGSARNVEDGGSLTIIATALIETGSRMDEVIFEEFKGTGNSELVLDRKISDKRIFPAIDINKSGTRKEELLMTPETLSRVWILRKFLNELNPVEAMEFLIGKMSDTKTNKKFLESMNQ; this is translated from the coding sequence ATGGACACAGAGGCTACCCCGACCGCCGCGCCTGTCACCGCACCGCCCGCCGCCAACATCCAGACCATGGAACTGACCCAGCTCAAGGGGAAGACCATGGCCGAGCTGCTTCACCTCTGCCAGGAGCTGGGGGTCGTCGGCACCAGCGGCCTGCGCAAGCAGGAGCTGATCTTCAAGATCCTCGAAGCGCAGACCGAGAAGAACGGTCTGATCTTCGCGGAAGGCGTGCTCGAGATCCTGCCCGAGGGCTACGGATTCCTGCGTTCACCGACCTACAACTATCTGCCGGGCCCCGACGACATCTATGTTTCGCCGTCGCAGATCAAGCGCTTCGACCTGCACACCGGCGACACGGTGTCGGGCCAGGTGCGCCCGCCCAAGGAAGGCGAGCGCTACTTCGCCCTGCTGCGCGTCGAAGCGGTCAACTTCGAGAGTCCGGAGATCGGCAAAGACAAGATCCTGTTCGACAATCTCACGCCGCTCTATCCGCTCGAGAAACTCAATCTCGAGACCAAGGACCGCTGCATCGAGACGCGGATCATCGACCTGCTGTGTCCGTTCGGAAAGGGCCAGCGCGCGCTGATCACCTCGCCGCCCAAGGCCGGCAAGACCATCCTGCTCCAGAAGATCGCCAACGCCGTCACCGAGAACCATCCCGAGGTGATGCTCATCGTGCTCTTGATCGACGAGCGCCCCGAGGAAGTCACCGACATGCAGCGGACCGTGAAGGGCGAAGTGGTGTCGAGCACCTTCGACGAGCCGGCCGAGCGCCACGTTCAGGTGGCCGACATGGTGATCGAGAAGGCCAAGCGGCTGGTGGAGCACAAGCGTGACGTGGTGATCCTGCTGGACTCGATCACCCGCCTGGCGCGCGCCCACAACACCGTGGTGCCGCACTCGGGCAAGATCCTGTCGGGCGGCGTCGATGCCAACGCCCTGCAGCGGCCCAAGCGCTTCTTCGGCTCGGCGCGCAACGTCGAGGATGGCGGCTCGCTCACCATCATCGCCACGGCGCTGATCGAGACCGGCTCGCGCATGGACGAAGTGATCTTCGAGGAATTCAAGGGCACCGGGAACTCCGAGCTGGTACTGGATCGCAAGATCTCGGACAAGCGCATCTTCCCGGCCATCGACATCAACAAGTCGGGCACCCGCAAGGAAGAGCTGCTGATGACGCCCGAAACGCTGTCGCGCGTTTGGATCCTGCGCAAGTTCCTGAACGAGCTGAATCCGGTCGAGGCGATGGAATTCCTGATCGGCAAGATGAGCGACACCAAGACCAACAAGAAGTTCCTCGAGAGCATGAATCAGTAG
- a CDS encoding VOC family protein, with product MSSLALVTLVVRDYDEAIEFFRDALRFTRVEDRPLEGGKRWVVMAPAGPTGASLLLARAVSPEQSSRVGNQTGGRVAFFLETPDFEADYAHLRSRGVRFAEEPRHEPYGTVAVFFDLYGNKWDLVERAR from the coding sequence TTGAGCTCGCTGGCGCTGGTGACGCTGGTGGTTCGCGATTACGACGAGGCGATCGAGTTCTTTCGGGACGCGCTCCGCTTCACGCGGGTCGAGGATCGCCCGCTCGAGGGTGGCAAGCGCTGGGTGGTGATGGCGCCCGCGGGGCCGACGGGCGCCTCGCTGTTGCTGGCGCGGGCGGTGAGCCCCGAGCAGTCGTCGAGGGTGGGAAACCAGACCGGCGGCCGCGTCGCCTTCTTCCTCGAGACTCCGGACTTCGAGGCCGACTACGCGCATCTCCGGTCGAGGGGCGTCCGCTTCGCAGAGGAGCCGCGCCACGAGCCCTACGGCACGGTCGCAGTATTCTTCGACCTCTACGGGAACAAATGGGATCTCGTGGAGCGCGCCCGCTGA
- a CDS encoding serine/threonine-protein kinase, producing the protein MPASSRKESIVPAAGGPHTGWVVATPATLIPLVAIGAVVVLALPTALELALPRLGLDRRDQILLAGCALWVVAAGLVLAVSIVRFRARQAQPSASTSSSGASSSGLTVIEPPPPGGASAAPAHESGAGVAGAGAGAQPGGPANRYRILRELGRGGMGVVYHALDTVLQREVALKELPLHLGGRSDIASRFRQEARVVAKLSHPHIVQVHDLIEDGGRLWIALELVRGGTLAGTMRHAGGSLGWPEAARIGLQITEGLGFAHAQGVIHRDIKPMNVLLTDARPPVAKLTDFGLARLAESSEHTQPGSLLGSAYYMSPEQVAGKPADARSDLYALGVTFFEMLTGRVPFDGEFAAVLARHASEPAPDVRTITPGVPPELASLVASLLAKPAEDRPQSADHVVIALRALAAGRDEPRQAA; encoded by the coding sequence ATGCCTGCGAGCTCGCGCAAGGAGTCGATCGTGCCGGCGGCCGGCGGGCCTCACACCGGCTGGGTGGTCGCGACGCCCGCGACCCTGATTCCGCTGGTCGCGATCGGCGCGGTGGTGGTGCTGGCGCTTCCGACCGCGCTCGAGCTCGCGCTGCCGCGGCTCGGGCTCGATCGCCGCGATCAGATCCTGCTCGCCGGGTGCGCGCTGTGGGTGGTGGCCGCGGGGCTGGTCCTCGCCGTGTCGATCGTCCGCTTCCGCGCGCGCCAGGCGCAGCCCTCGGCGTCGACATCGAGCTCCGGCGCCTCGTCCTCCGGTCTCACCGTGATCGAGCCGCCCCCGCCCGGCGGCGCGAGCGCCGCACCAGCGCACGAGTCCGGTGCCGGTGTCGCGGGCGCCGGCGCAGGGGCGCAGCCCGGCGGCCCCGCGAACCGCTACCGGATCCTCCGCGAGCTCGGCCGCGGTGGCATGGGCGTGGTCTATCACGCGCTCGACACCGTGCTCCAGCGCGAGGTCGCGCTCAAGGAGCTGCCGCTCCACCTCGGCGGTCGCAGCGACATCGCCAGCCGCTTCCGCCAGGAGGCGCGCGTGGTCGCAAAGCTCAGCCACCCCCACATCGTGCAGGTGCACGACCTGATCGAGGACGGCGGCCGGTTGTGGATCGCGCTGGAGCTCGTGCGGGGCGGCACACTCGCCGGCACGATGCGCCACGCCGGAGGCTCACTCGGCTGGCCCGAGGCGGCGCGCATCGGGCTCCAGATCACCGAGGGGCTCGGCTTCGCGCACGCGCAGGGCGTGATCCATCGCGACATCAAGCCGATGAACGTGCTGCTCACCGACGCGCGGCCGCCGGTCGCCAAGCTCACCGACTTCGGGCTCGCGCGCCTGGCGGAATCGTCGGAGCACACCCAGCCCGGCTCGCTCCTTGGCTCGGCGTACTACATGAGTCCGGAGCAGGTCGCCGGGAAGCCGGCCGACGCGCGCTCGGACCTCTACGCGCTCGGCGTCACGTTCTTCGAGATGCTCACCGGCCGGGTGCCCTTCGACGGCGAGTTCGCGGCGGTGCTCGCGCGCCACGCGAGCGAGCCGGCGCCCGACGTGCGCACGATCACTCCGGGCGTGCCGCCGGAGCTGGCGAGCCTGGTGGCCTCCCTGCTCGCCAAGCCAGCCGAGGATCGCCCTCAGAGCGCCGACCATGTCGTAATCGCGCTCCGCGCGCTGGCTGCCGGGCGTGACGAGCCACGTCAGGCGGCGTGA
- a CDS encoding DUF1801 domain-containing protein: MKSKATTVAAYLNELPADRRAVISAVRKSVVANLPRGYREGMSWGMIAYEVPLNRFSETHNGLPLLYAALAAQKHNYALYMTWRYADPKLMARLREHFKRRGKKLDMGKACLRFSQLEDLPLDVIGEIIAAMPVDAYVKRYEGSRARRA, from the coding sequence GTGAAGAGCAAGGCCACGACGGTCGCCGCGTACCTGAACGAGCTTCCCGCCGATCGGCGCGCGGTGATCTCGGCGGTGCGCAAGAGCGTGGTCGCGAACCTCCCCAGGGGCTATCGCGAGGGGATGAGCTGGGGAATGATCGCCTACGAGGTCCCGCTCAACCGATTTTCCGAGACCCACAATGGCCTGCCGCTCCTGTACGCGGCGCTGGCGGCGCAGAAGCACAATTACGCGCTCTACATGACGTGGAGGTACGCGGACCCGAAACTGATGGCCCGGCTTCGCGAGCATTTCAAGCGCAGGGGGAAGAAGCTCGACATGGGCAAGGCCTGCCTGCGTTTCAGCCAGCTCGAGGATCTGCCGCTCGACGTGATTGGCGAGATCATCGCCGCGATGCCCGTCGACGCCTATGTGAAGCGCTACGAAGGTTCGCGGGCCAGGCGGGCTTAA
- a CDS encoding CoA pyrophosphatase — protein sequence MTEAQSRPESAGSEPQRRESAVLVPVFRDRDAVLRVVLVRRAPGGLHGGQLAFPGGTRAPGDVDALDTALREAEEEIGLARANVEVIATLPPIATRTSGYRIEPFLARITRPSSWKPEPREVAEVLEIEIETLARPESRGAAIETFPTWPGPQRIEFLRVGAHRLWGASYRIFEPLVPRLLAGEWKF from the coding sequence ATGACTGAAGCGCAGTCGCGACCGGAATCCGCCGGGTCCGAGCCGCAACGCCGGGAATCGGCGGTGCTGGTGCCGGTGTTCCGCGATCGCGACGCCGTCCTGCGCGTCGTGCTGGTGCGCCGCGCGCCCGGCGGCCTGCACGGCGGTCAGCTCGCGTTTCCCGGCGGCACGCGCGCGCCGGGTGACGTCGACGCGCTCGATACCGCGCTGCGCGAAGCCGAGGAGGAAATCGGGCTGGCCCGCGCCAACGTCGAAGTGATCGCCACCTTGCCGCCGATCGCGACCCGCACCTCGGGCTACCGTATCGAGCCGTTCCTCGCGCGCATCACGCGGCCTTCGAGCTGGAAGCCCGAGCCGCGCGAGGTGGCGGAGGTGCTCGAGATCGAGATCGAGACCCTGGCCCGCCCCGAGTCCCGCGGGGCCGCGATCGAGACCTTCCCCACCTGGCCCGGCCCGCAGCGCATCGAATTCCTTCGTGTCGGCGCTCATCGGCTCTGGGGAGCGAGCTACCGCATCTTCGAACCGCTGGTGCCGCGCCTGCTCGCCGGCGAGTGGAAGTTCTAG
- a CDS encoding acetamidase/formamidase family protein: MATHSIEPTRAHLHGHFSAALPPILTIEPGDTVRFRTLDAGWRLEPPRLDGSSPRMLEPRDDKLDAGHALCGPLAIRGARPGMALEIRMDAIEPEAWGWTRSGGWKSPINDRLGVADGAGHWLIWTIDAARKVARDQHGHEVSLRPFMGVMGLAPAERGVHSTIPPRASGGNIDCKELVAGSTLFLPIAVNDALFSVGDGHATQGDGEVSGLAIECPMRRVELTFALRDDLGLRLPMAETPAGTVTLGFGATLDDAAGDALDAMVHVIGARFGVSRKDALALASVAVDLRVTQVVNQVVGVHAVLPPDAIRGGAPRRA; encoded by the coding sequence ATGGCGACCCACTCGATCGAGCCGACGCGCGCACATCTTCACGGACATTTCTCCGCCGCCCTGCCGCCGATTCTGACCATCGAGCCCGGCGACACGGTGCGCTTCCGCACGCTCGATGCCGGCTGGCGGCTCGAGCCGCCGCGTCTCGATGGCTCGAGCCCGCGGATGCTCGAGCCGCGCGACGACAAGCTCGACGCCGGCCACGCGCTGTGCGGCCCGCTCGCGATTCGCGGCGCGCGGCCGGGGATGGCCCTCGAGATCCGGATGGACGCGATCGAGCCCGAAGCCTGGGGCTGGACCCGCTCGGGCGGCTGGAAGAGCCCGATCAACGATCGGCTCGGCGTCGCCGACGGCGCGGGACACTGGCTGATCTGGACGATCGATGCGGCGCGCAAAGTCGCGCGCGATCAGCATGGCCACGAAGTCTCGTTGCGACCGTTCATGGGCGTGATGGGCCTGGCTCCGGCAGAGCGCGGCGTTCACTCGACGATTCCGCCGCGCGCGAGCGGCGGCAACATCGACTGCAAGGAGCTGGTGGCGGGGAGCACCCTGTTCCTTCCGATCGCGGTGAACGACGCGCTGTTCTCGGTGGGCGACGGGCACGCCACCCAGGGCGACGGCGAGGTCTCGGGGCTCGCCATCGAGTGCCCGATGCGCCGCGTCGAGCTGACCTTCGCACTGCGTGACGATCTCGGGCTTCGCCTGCCCATGGCCGAGACGCCGGCCGGTACCGTCACCCTGGGCTTCGGCGCGACGCTCGACGACGCCGCGGGCGACGCGCTCGACGCCATGGTGCATGTGATCGGCGCGCGGTTTGGCGTCTCGCGCAAGGACGCGCTGGCGCTGGCCAGCGTGGCGGTGGACCTGCGCGTCACCCAGGTGGTCAATCAGGTGGTGGGCGTCCACGCGGTGCTGCCGCCGGACGCGATTCGCGGAGGCGCGCCGCGCCGCGCGTGA
- a CDS encoding GNAT family N-acetyltransferase: protein MTRFRWGRHLPVLAGPRLELRALQPRDTQAIFNVFSDPEVMRYWSSLPLERPEEALRLILDIQVHFRERRLFQWGIARKAERDVIGTCTLFHLNTEQRRAEIGYALGRHAWGQGYATEALAVLIGFAFERLGLHRLEADTDPRNARSIRALERQGFRREGLMRERWRVGGETQDALLFGLLEREWTRGED from the coding sequence GTGACGCGATTCCGCTGGGGCCGGCATCTGCCGGTGCTGGCCGGTCCGCGCCTCGAGCTGCGCGCGCTCCAGCCGCGCGACACGCAGGCGATCTTCAACGTCTTCAGCGATCCCGAAGTGATGCGCTACTGGAGCTCGCTGCCGCTCGAGCGCCCGGAAGAAGCGCTGCGGCTGATCCTCGACATCCAGGTCCACTTTCGCGAGCGCCGGCTCTTTCAGTGGGGCATCGCGCGAAAGGCGGAACGCGACGTGATCGGCACCTGCACGCTGTTCCATCTCAACACCGAGCAGCGCCGGGCCGAGATCGGCTACGCGCTCGGCCGCCATGCCTGGGGCCAGGGCTACGCCACCGAGGCGCTGGCGGTGCTGATCGGCTTCGCGTTCGAGCGGCTTGGGCTTCATCGCCTCGAGGCCGACACCGATCCGCGCAACGCGCGCTCGATCCGCGCGCTCGAACGCCAGGGGTTTCGCCGCGAGGGACTGATGCGCGAGCGCTGGCGCGTGGGAGGGGAGACGCAGGACGCGCTATTGTTCGGCCTGCTGGAGCGCGAATGGACGCGAGGGGAGGATTGA
- a CDS encoding O-methyltransferase, which yields MAEVKDKLWGDVDQYINGLLAPPDPALTAALEASAKAGLPDIQVTPNQGKLLHLFARMIGARRILEVGTLGGYSTIWMARALVPGGRLVTLEIDPRHAEVARSNFARAGVADRVELRLGPALQTLPRLAAEPGGPFDLIFIDADKPGNPEYFAWAVKLSRVGSVILVDNVIRDGGVVNAASADPNILGVRRLNELMAREPRVSATEIQTVGAKGYDGFALALVVAEP from the coding sequence GTGGCTGAGGTGAAAGACAAGCTGTGGGGCGACGTCGACCAATACATCAATGGACTGCTGGCGCCGCCCGATCCGGCCCTCACGGCCGCGCTCGAGGCCAGCGCCAAAGCGGGACTCCCCGACATCCAGGTCACGCCCAATCAGGGAAAGCTGCTCCACCTGTTCGCTCGCATGATCGGCGCGCGGCGGATTCTCGAAGTGGGAACGCTCGGCGGCTACAGCACCATCTGGATGGCGCGGGCGCTGGTGCCCGGCGGCCGGCTGGTCACGCTCGAGATCGATCCCAGGCACGCCGAGGTGGCGCGCTCCAATTTCGCCCGCGCCGGCGTCGCCGATCGCGTCGAGCTGCGCCTCGGGCCAGCGCTGCAAACGCTGCCGAGGCTCGCCGCCGAACCCGGCGGGCCGTTCGATCTGATCTTCATCGACGCCGACAAGCCCGGCAATCCCGAGTATTTCGCCTGGGCGGTGAAGCTGTCGCGGGTGGGAAGCGTGATCCTCGTCGACAACGTGATTCGCGACGGTGGCGTGGTGAACGCCGCGAGCGCCGATCCCAACATCCTCGGCGTACGCCGCTTGAACGAGCTGATGGCGCGCGAGCCGCGCGTCAGCGCCACCGAGATCCAGACCGTCGGTGCCAAGGGCTACGATGGCTTCGCGCTCGCGCTGGTGGTCGCCGAGCCGTGA
- a CDS encoding aminotransferase class V-fold PLP-dependent enzyme yields MASRSRWWSPSRERRPARRDQPAMKLERESLALLDEALQSIEQGFRDLPDAPVHVDRAALREAVLAAAERMRDNFPYAHPLYVGQMLKPPHPVARIAYAMSLWLNPNNHALDGGRASSALEKEAVAAIARMFGWETHLGHLCGGGTIANFEALWVARELAPGKAIAASSQAHYTHSRLSAVLGVPFRAITVDARGRMDLAALERALAGGEIGAVVVTLGTTAAGTVDPLPEILALRARHGFRLHVDAAYGGYYTLAGNLEPWARRAFDRVAEADSIVVDPHKHGLQPYGCGCVLFRDPAVGRIYRHDSPYTYFSSPELHLGEISLECSRPGASAVALWATLRMLPLVRGGEFARSLESCREAALAMHAALTTDARFAPLFPPELDIVSWAVRADTAGESSRRARRIFEQAARQGLHLAVATFPRAMVEGAAPVRDWDAADLTCLRACVMKPEHCDWMSEILARLDRAAAAA; encoded by the coding sequence ATGGCTTCGCGCTCGCGCTGGTGGTCGCCGAGCCGTGAGCGGCGCCCGGCGCGGCGCGACCAGCCCGCCATGAAGCTCGAGCGCGAGAGCCTTGCGCTGCTCGACGAGGCGCTGCAATCGATCGAGCAGGGTTTCCGCGACCTGCCCGACGCGCCGGTGCACGTCGATCGCGCCGCGTTGCGCGAGGCGGTGCTGGCCGCGGCCGAGCGCATGCGCGACAACTTTCCCTACGCGCATCCGCTCTACGTCGGCCAGATGTTGAAGCCGCCGCATCCGGTGGCGCGTATCGCCTATGCCATGTCGCTGTGGCTCAATCCCAACAATCACGCGCTCGACGGCGGTCGCGCCAGCTCGGCGCTCGAGAAGGAAGCGGTGGCGGCGATCGCCCGCATGTTCGGCTGGGAGACGCACCTCGGTCATCTGTGCGGCGGCGGCACCATCGCCAACTTCGAGGCGCTGTGGGTGGCGCGCGAATTGGCGCCCGGCAAGGCGATCGCCGCCTCGTCGCAGGCCCACTACACGCACTCGCGGCTCTCGGCGGTGCTGGGCGTCCCATTTCGCGCGATCACGGTGGACGCGCGCGGCCGGATGGACCTGGCGGCGCTCGAGCGGGCGCTCGCCGGCGGCGAGATCGGCGCCGTGGTGGTGACGCTCGGCACCACCGCGGCCGGCACCGTGGATCCGCTGCCCGAGATCCTCGCCTTGCGCGCGCGCCATGGATTCCGCCTGCACGTGGACGCCGCTTACGGCGGCTACTACACCCTGGCCGGCAATCTCGAGCCGTGGGCACGTCGCGCGTTCGATCGCGTGGCCGAGGCCGATTCGATCGTGGTGGACCCGCACAAGCACGGGCTCCAGCCCTACGGGTGCGGCTGCGTGCTGTTTCGCGATCCGGCGGTGGGGCGCATCTATCGCCACGACTCGCCCTACACCTATTTCAGCTCGCCGGAGCTCCATTTGGGCGAGATCTCGCTCGAGTGCTCCCGCCCCGGCGCCTCGGCGGTCGCGCTTTGGGCCACGCTACGCATGCTGCCGCTCGTGCGCGGCGGCGAGTTCGCGCGCTCGCTCGAGTCGTGCCGCGAGGCAGCGCTGGCGATGCACGCGGCGCTCACGACCGACGCCCGCTTCGCGCCGCTCTTTCCGCCCGAGCTCGACATCGTCAGCTGGGCGGTGCGGGCCGACACGGCCGGCGAGTCGTCGCGGCGGGCGCGGCGGATATTCGAGCAGGCCGCCAGGCAGGGACTTCACCTCGCGGTGGCCACGTTCCCGCGCGCCATGGTCGAAGGCGCCGCCCCAGTGCGCGACTGGGACGCCGCCGATCTCACCTGCCTGCGCGCCTGCGTGATGAAACCCGAGCACTGCGACTGGATGAGCGAGATCCTCGCGCGTCTCGATCGCGCGGCAGCCGCCGCATAG
- a CDS encoding hydrolase — MPETPKLDSRSTTLVLIDLQKGIVSRPTAPHAAPDVVKRGVRLAQAFRERGALVVLVRVAFAADDSDRLKPMIDAAMPPGPWPADFADLLPEVGPKPGDLVITKHQWGAFYGTELDLQLRRRGIRNLVIGGISTNFGVESTARDAWERAYQLIFVEDAMAGPTAEAHAFATGTIFPRLGIVRSTEQVLGALGGSS; from the coding sequence ATGCCCGAGACGCCGAAGCTCGACTCGCGTTCCACCACGCTCGTCCTGATCGATCTGCAGAAAGGGATCGTATCGCGTCCCACCGCGCCGCATGCCGCGCCCGACGTGGTGAAGCGCGGCGTTCGGCTGGCGCAGGCGTTTCGCGAACGCGGTGCCCTGGTGGTGCTGGTGCGGGTGGCGTTCGCCGCCGACGATTCCGATCGGCTGAAGCCGATGATCGACGCCGCGATGCCGCCGGGCCCGTGGCCCGCGGATTTCGCCGACCTCCTGCCCGAGGTCGGTCCGAAGCCCGGCGACCTGGTGATCACCAAGCATCAGTGGGGCGCGTTCTACGGCACCGAGCTCGATTTGCAGCTGCGCCGCCGTGGCATTCGCAACCTCGTGATCGGCGGCATCTCGACCAATTTCGGCGTCGAGTCCACCGCGCGCGACGCGTGGGAGCGCGCCTATCAGCTCATCTTCGTCGAGGACGCGATGGCCGGCCCGACCGCTGAAGCGCACGCGTTCGCGACCGGCACCATCTTCCCGCGTCTCGGCATCGTCCGCTCGACCGAGCAGGTGCTGGGGGCGCTCGGAGGTTCGTCGTGA